The segment TTTTGCATTATTTCTGCGATGCTCACGGTTTTTGACTACCTCCGTTGTTTGCTCCCAACTCGGCGAGAACTTAACGTTTAGAATTATTTGTTTACAATTCTAAGGGTTTATGTCTAGCAATCAAGTATATTTTTGAAAAACAAAAAGGCGATTTAGGATTCAAATCCTTTTTTTTGACTATTTTTGTCCAAAACAAGCTATTTATCAAAAAAAGCTTTTATTTTGTGTCTTCTCTCTCTATGCGTTTCTTGTTTTTCTTGTGAAGATACATTGCTTGATCTCCTCGAACCAGTAAAGAGTCTAATGATTCATCTGAATTAGGATTATAGGTCACTTGACCGATACTAAAAGAAACTTGATAATGTTGTTGAGAGCGACTATTAAAGTTGGTTATGTTATCCAACAAGCGATCACCAATTTCTTGACTATGATCATCCTCTTCGGCCGCCGTTAAAATCGCAAATTCATCACCTCCTAAACGAGCAATAATATCGGTTTCTCGAAACGTTTGCTTAAGGATGTGAGCAGCATCTTTGATCATTTGATCCCCCAGTTCATGACCATAGGTATCGTTAGTGGGTTTTAAACCATCGAGATCAATGAAAAATAGGGTAGAGTAATAAGAACGTCGGTGAGCATTATCCAATTCTCGTTGAGCAAGGAAATTAAACCCACGTCGATTGGATAATTGGGTTAATTCATCGGTTAAAGATAGTTGTCGGACTTCTTCTTCGGCTTTGTGTCGTTCTATAATTTCTTCGCGCAAATGTTCATTCATGACTTGCAATTGAGTCGTCCGTTGTTTCACCCGCTCTTCTAACTCACTATAAAGCTGTACATTTTCCATGGCAATGGCGGTAGAATCGGCTAAGGCCTGAAGTAATTTGATTTCTTCTGAAGAGGGTTGATGATAATCTGACCAATAAATTCCAATAGCTCCGATGGGATCAATTTGACGAATGGGGGCTGTTAATAAACTTTTGACGAAAGTTGGTTCGTAAGCTTCGTAGGGAATGCGGCTATCTTGGGCAATATCATAAATAATAGCCGATTGCCGATTATTCATCGTCCATCCACCGATACAGATCCTGAGGGGAAAACGGCGACCTTTCCATAAAGGTGCGATCGCATCTTCATCGACATAGTGACAATTCTCTCCATCTCGCAAAATGAAGGTTGCACCATCAGATTGGGTTAATTGACGAGCTGATTGTTTAACAATATTCATTACAGTCTCTAAATTACGCGCTAAGGAAAGTTTTTGAACAATTACGATTAAATCTTCGATCTGAGCCGCGTACTTAGAAATTGTCTGTCCTCTCATGGTAATGACTCTCCGGTATTTGTTGGTTAATCTATTGTTCCCGTTTTTGGGAAATATTTAATATTTTCTTAATTAATCTTTAGCTTGGGATTTTTCAGGGAAAAATTACTCATTAATATATCCTTTGTGTTCTCGGTTTTTGGAAAAAATTATAGTCATTTTTTCGTCACCGAAAAACCGTTTATTTTCACAATTGCGTCTAACTTAAATGAGTTTTAATGACATCTTTATCTAATCATCGATACATTACGGTCAAAATTTAATGAATAAGGCATATCAAAAATATTTCTCAATATTAACAAATCTTTGAGAAAGCATTTTTATCCAAGATCAAATCAATAAATGTACAAAAATGACTAAAGTAGTCAAAATAAATAAGTATTTATACAAGATTGGTTAACAAAAGAAAATTCTATTCTTGAGTGAACAGAACATTTAATAAAAAATAACTATTATGTCTTGACATAGCGTCAGAAGTTTGCCAAATTAATAAGCAGTTTAATATTTTTCCTTGGGTATTGATGTAGGTTGCTTACCCAAAGTTGTTTATGTCAAAAATTTTGATAGGATCAAGGTATGAAGCCATCGATAAAGAAGCCAAAAGAAAACCTTGAATGGTCAAGGCAAGAATCGGTCTTAGATTTGCCCCTAGTTCTACAATCTATTACACCCTTCACCAAAGATGGTCAAATTTTGCAGTTAAGCAAGGCGTTTAAAAGAGAAGAATTTGCCCTAGGAGAAACTCTCATAACTGGCTACGAAAACTTAGAAAACTCATCTGAAAATTTGGCCAGTGATCGCTATTTGTATCTAATCATTCAAGGCAAAATTCGCCTCATCAGTTTTGATCAAACTAAGCAACGAGAAGTCCCCGTTCAACTCCTCACCAAAGGAGACACTTTTGGCGGAGAAAATGTATTACAACTCGCTTTTTTAGGGTATCGAGCCATCGCCGCAGAACCCGTTCAAGTTGCCCAAATTAGGGAAGAAAACCTCGCCCCTTGGCTGCAAAAACTGCCCCAACTCCAGAACACTTGGAAAACAGCCGCCCAAACGCGACAAACCCTAATTTTCTTGAAAACCCTCACAGAACTGCGATCGCTTTCAAGTCACCGTCTTAGTCAACTCCTACCCTATCTAGAAGAAAAATCCCTTAACCCCGGAGAGTCTTTCCCAGAAACCCATCACTATTGGCTCAAACAAGGACAAATTCAACCAGATTGCCTTACTCCTGGCAGTTCCTGGGGTTATCCTAACCCCATTCCTCCCGACTGGACAGCCCAAACTGAAGTCCAAGTCTATCAAGTCTCCCAGTCCCATTGGGAAACCGTCTGTAACCTAGCTCCAGTCTTACGGCCAGAAGAATCCTCCCCCATAAATCAGCCCTCCATCACCCCCAGAGGAGGCTCTAGAGGCGTTTTACCCACCCCAACCATCAATACTACAGTCCAGCGACCAATCTCCCCTGTGACGACAAAAAACGCAACTAGGGAGTCCCCGGAGATTGAGATAGACTTTCCCCAACCCCTAAAACGGCGGCCGAGTCTCTGGAGAAACTACCCCTTTATTGAACAGCAGAGTTCCTCCGACTGCGGCGCGACCTGTTTAGCCATGATTACCCAATATTGGGGAAAACGGGTCAGTTTGACCTTTTTGCGGAACCTAGCAGCCGTGGGGCGATCGGGAGCGTCTCTAAAAAACCTCGCTAGAGCCGCAGAAAGCCTCGGTTATCAAGCTCGTCCCGTGCGAGCGAGTTTAAATCGCTTAATTGAACAAAAAAACCCCTGGATCGCCCATTGGCAGGGGGATCACTACGTCGTAGTCTATCGGGTTCAGGGCGATCGCATCCTTATCGCCGATCCCGCGCGGGGGAAAAAAGTAATCTCCCGTGAAGACTTTCTGACCAGTTGGAGTGGTTACGCCCTGTTGTTAGACCCCACGGAACGGCTCAAGGAACTTCCTCAAGAAAAGCCATCCTTAGGCAGATTTATCAAATTATTGCTGCCCTACCGTTCCCTCGGTATCCAAGTGATCTTGGCTTCTTTCCTGATTCAGCTATTTGGGCTGGTTAGCCCGATGTTTACCCAGATTATTCTGGATAAGGTCGTTGTTAATAAGAGTTTCACCACGTTAAATGTCTTTGCTATCGGTCTTCTGATCTTTGGGGTGTGGAGTATTCTCTTAACGGCAATTCGGCAGTATTTACTGAGTTATTTGTCCAATCGCCTCGATTTAACCATGATTGGGGGCTTTATTCGCCATACGTTAATGTTGCCCCTCAAATTCTTTGCCTCGCGCCATGTGGGGGACATTCTTACCCGTGTCAATGAAAACCAGAAAATACAGCGATTTTTGCTCAATCAAGTCGTCTTAGCTTGGTTAGACTTCCTCATGGGCTTTGTTTATTTGGGGTTAATGTTCTATTACAACGTGCAGTTAACCTTGTTAATTCTGGCTCTAATTCCCCCCATTGTCCTCTTAACCTTAGCCTCGACTCCTCTATTACGGCAAGTGTCGCGGGATGTTTTCAATAAATCAGCCGCGCAAAACTCGTCCCTGGTAGAAACCATCACCGGGATAGACACTATTAAAGCCACTGCCTCAGAACGGGAGTTACGATGGCGATGGGAAGATCATTTAACCAGTTACCTTAATGTTCGTTTTCGCAGTCAAAAACTGGGTATTAACCTACAAGCGGCTAATAGTGCCATTAATTCTATCGGTAGCACCGCTTTACTGTGGTACGGGGCAACTTTAGTCATTCAGGATCAACTGACCATTGGTCAATTCGTGGCCTTTAATATGTTGATTGGTAAGGTACTCAGTCCTGTACTGTCTTTAGCGAACCTCTGGGATGAATTGCAAGAGGTGTTAATTTCCGTCGAACGACTCAATGATATTTTTGAGGCTGACCCCGAAGAAACACCTGAGAAGGCGATGTTAGTCTTACCAAGGATTAAGGGAGAGGTACGCTTAGAAAACGTCACATTTCGCTATGATAGCGATGAAGAGCGTAATACCTTACAGAATATCGCTTTTACTGCAAAACCTGGACAGACCATTGCGATTGTTGGACGCAGTGGTTCAGGAAAAAGTACCCTAGTCAAGTTATTGCAAGGATTATATTTACCCGATCGCGGCAATATTTGGATTGATGACCACGATCTTCGCCATATCTCCCCACCATCGTTGCGATCGCAATTAGGGGTAGTTCCTCAAGAGTGTTTTTTATTTTCAGGGACAATTCTCGAAAATATTACCCTCTATCGCCCAGAATTTAGCCTAGAGCAAGCAGTAACAGCCGCTAAACTAGCAGAAGCTCACACTTTCATCCAAGCAATGCCATTAGGTTACAATACCAAAGTGGGAGAACGGGGGACGAACTTATCGGGGGGACAACGCCAACGCATCGCTATTGCTAGGGCTCTGTTGGGAGAACCGAGAATTTTGATTTTAGATGAGGCCACCAGTTCCCTTGATACCGAGTCTGAACGACGATTTCAGGACAATTTAGCGCGTTTAAGCCGCGATCGCACCACTTTTATTATCGCCCATCGTCTTTCGACTGTTCGCAATGCTGACTTAATTTTAGTCCTAGATCGAGGGGTTCTTGCCGAACAGGGCAACCATCAACAATTGATGGCTAACCAAGGGATTTATTATCATTTGGCTCAACAGCAACTTGAACTGTAAAATTGTTCAAATTTTCTGTATCTTTTAAGCAGTTTTAGATAATTATGATTGGCTTTTTGTGCATAAATTAAAACTTATTGTTGAATTTTAGTCCTATAAAATACCCCAAAATAGACTTAAAAACCAACAATACTGGATTAAACGAGTAATTATCTGAAGCTACAACCCTATTTTAATCATATTTTTTTCTATTTTTTGTTCTTGATTGAGAATTGAGCTAATTTATGAATAAAACTTAATAAAAACCTGATTAATGGTTGCCAATTTGGCAGGTAAGTGAATTCAATAACCCGTAAGATACTAACAAGTGAAAAAACAAAAAGTTAGTAGCCCAATACTGACTCAAGGCAAAAGTTAGTTGATGTGTTCCCTACAAGTTTCTGGCGATTAGTTAATCGCGCCCTAACCTCTTTCTTTAAACTTCACCCATTAGTGATCAGGAAACCTTGAGTCATGCTAACAAGATTTATTTTGAAAAAAGTGATTTCTGGTCAAAAACATGAAATTATCCCCTAATTCTTCCCATGAAAACCTGGACTATCAGCAACCAGTGAACGGTTCCATTTCTGAAATGGGGTCTGAAGTCTCCCAAGAAGACATAACCTCAATTTATGGGGGTGTCGTTGGGTCTAGCCTACCGATATCTTCTATGGGGGTATCTTCGGCCTATCCTCTCCCGACTCCCCAAACCGAACCCAAGGTGACAGTCCCCCGTTGGTCTCCATCCGTCCACGATCTTCTAGACCAGCCCCCCGCTAGTTTACCCCAACGGTTAATCTATGGGGGGATCGCCTTTTGTCTCGCTTTTGGAACTTGGGCTTGGTTTGGAACCATCGAAGAAGTGGGTCATGCTCAGGGAAAATTAATTCCCCAAGGAGAAACCTACAAAATTCAACCGATAGAACTGGGCAAAGTCAAAAGCATTGAGGTCAAAGCAGGGGAAGAAGTTCAGGCCGGCCAGGTCATTATGGAATTGGATACGGAGTTAGCGCAAAAAGAAGTTGAGCAACACCAACAAATGCTCGCCGCTTATCAACTGGAGTTAGCGCAACAACAAATGTTGTTAGAAAGGGTACAATTAGAAGCCCAAACCCGCGCTGCCATGGCTTCAGCCGAACAAAATGCCCAACGGTCAGCGATCGCGTTAACCCAAGAAAAAATCGCCACGACCCGTCACCTGTTGGGTCAACAGCAGTCAGAAGCTTTGGCCTATCGCTCTCGACAACGGCAGTTACAACCCCTAACCTCAACGGCTCACGAACGCTTAGAGCAGCTTCAAGGGGAAGTTCTCGCCCATCAAGCGCGATTAGAACGGTTAAAACCCTTAGAAGAAGAGGGGGCGGTTTCTCAAGATTATATCTTTCAGGCTGAACAGGAACTACGCCAAACCCAACAACGCATTACCCAAAGTGTACTGCAAGAAGTCCCCAGTACCCAAGAACAACTGTTTCAAGCGGATCAGTCGTTACGCGACTTACAACGGCAGATAACGGAAAATAAAGGGGATCTAACGGCAGCTTTTAAAGATGCGGAGCGACTTACGGCAGAATTACATCAAAAACAAGCTCAGGCTGAACAAATGCAGTTGGAAGCCCAACAGAAAGCCCAAGAACTTGAAGTTGCCATTACCCAACTCAGAGGCAAAATCGCTGACACTCAAACCTTGCTCCTCGCTGCTCAAGCGAAGCTTAAGTATAAGTTTTTGAAGGCTCCTGTGGATGGGGTTGTGTTGTCCTTGGATGTGAAGCGTACCGGAGAAGTGATCGAAGCCGGGAAAATTGTCGCACAAGTTGCGCCCAATGGCGTTCCTTTGGTGTTATCTGCGCTACTGCCTAACCGTGAAGCGGGCTTTGTCGAATTGGGAATGCCCGTACAGGTTAAGTTAGATGCCTACCCCTATCAAGATTACGGCATTGTTTCAGGCCAGGTAACGAAGATTAGCGAAGATGCTGAGTCTGACGAAAAATTAGGGGAAGTGTATCGGGTAGAAGTGGACTTAGATCGGGATTATATCCAAGACAATCAGCAAAAAATCGCTTTTAAAGCAGGTCAGACGGGAACGGCTGACATTGTTATTCGCCGCCGACGGATTATTGATATCTTAATCGATCCTATTAAGAAAATCCAAGAAGATGGCATCAAGCTGTAACAACTTAAACCCAGTTAAATAACTTACTTTAATAATCGGAGAGAAATTGACAATGAATAGACGCTTTTCTAATGAATCTGGTAAAACGGATAAGGTGATGAAGGAGGAACAATTTGAGGAAATTGTTGCAGCGATTCTCAATGGTAAGTATTCTTGGGCTTGTGTCTTGATTTTAAAGTTTGCGGGTTATAATCCTTTACACTATATTCCTTATCGAACTTATAATCGACTGATTAAAGATAATTGTTTAAACAAACCATCAAGTCAAGAAAAAAATCAGAAAACTTTGAACAAGAGTTCTGACGATAATGGAGACGAATTTCATCGGATCTCTTATCATCAAAAGATTCGAGATCTCAGTTACCTAGAATCAGTGGATAAAAAAGCGGTCAAAGTGGCTGGAGGTTTTAGATATTTTTGGTGGTAAATCATTGAGAAGCTTTACCCTTCTTTAAAGCGGGAGCTTTCCCTTAAGCTGTTAAGTATCTAAATTGGTTGTTGAGAAAAGGCAGGAGGCAGAAAGTTTCGAGCAAATTATCAATACTCAGTTTAAATGCACAACAGCTTATTGCGAATCTGTTCTGTTCTCAACCTGAACAAGGAGGATTATAGCAAATGGGGATGCTTCTTTGACAATTACTTAAACCCCAACCATCTAGGATAGTTATGTCTACTAATAATTCTTCCTTCCCAGTAGAAGCTTTGTTAAAAACAGCGATCGCTAAACATCAAGGGAATCAATTAACTGAAGCTGAGTCTTTATATAGACAAATCCTCTATATCGTCAGTGAAGATCCTTTGAGTCAAAATTTATTAGATAAGCAAGATACTCAAGCGATGATTCTTAACAACTTAGGGATTGTACTTCAAGAAAAACAGCAATTTGAAGAATCGATTAATTGTTACTATCAAGCTTTAAGTATCAAACCCAATTGGGCTGATGTTCATAATGACCTGGGGATTGCTTTTGAAAAACTTGATAATCTAGAAGAGGCTTTTCAACACTATCAAAAAGCCTTAACACTTAATCCAAATCTAGCTCAAGCGAGTTTTAATATAGGGAATATCTTATACCAAAGAGGTTATTTTGAAGAAGCTTTAACTTATTATCAAAAAGCCTTAGAAATTAATCCTGATTTTAATTTAGCTCACTTTGCTCTTTTAATGAAACAGATTCCTTATATTTATTCAAGTTATGATGACTTGCAATTCAGGCGGACTAATTATCAAAATTATCTACAACACCTGGTCAAAATTGTTCAAAAAGCTTCCTTGGAAGAAAAGAATAATCTAGCTAAAGCAGTTGGTTCATCACAGCCTTTTTTTCTTCCCTATCAAGGATTAAATGATCGAGATTTACAGCAAATTTATGGAAACTTAATCTGTCATTTAATGGCTAGTTTATATCCCCAATGGAGTCAACCATTGGCTTTATCAACCCTAGAAGTTAACAGAAAAATTAGAATTGGGTTTGTATCGGGTTTTTTCCACAATCATTCGGTTTGGAAAATTCCCCTAAAAGGTTGGGTTAGAAATCTCGATAGAAGCCGTTTTGAATTATTTGCTTATTACACGAGTTATAAAGAGGATGGCGAAACTTTTATCGCCTCTAGATCATTTGATAAATTTATTCAGGGTCATCGGACAATTGAGCAGTGGTGCCAGACAATTGTAGAAGACAAACTACACGCTCTGATTTTTCCTGAAATTGGCATGGATACGGTAACTACTCAGATAGCTTGTTTACGACTAGCTCCCATTCAAATGACATCTTGGGGACATCCTAATACCAGTGGAATGCCAACGATTGATTACTATTTAAGTAGTGACTTAATGGAATCAGATACTGCTCAGGACTATTATACAGAAAAATTAGTCAGATTGCCCAATCTTTCCATTTATTATAATCCTCTAGAGTATGTACAGCCCAAGGCAATTTCTAAAGAGGATATTGGACTAAAAGTGGATGATGTTATGTTCTGGTGTTGTCAATCTCTTTACAAGTATTTACCGCAGCACGATGATGTTTTTCCTAAAATTGCTCAACAATTACCTAACAGTAAATTCGTCTTTATTGAAGGTCAAAAAAACATCAAAAATATAACTGAAATATTTGTCCAACGGTTAAGGAAGAGCTTTGAACAATTCGGGTTGAATTATCAAGACTATTGTATCTTTTTGCCCCGCATGGATGTCCCAACTTTTGCCGGAACTGCAGCTATAGCTGATATTAATCTTGATAGTTTAGGTTGGTCAGGGTGCAATTCTACCTTAGAATCAATTGCTCACAATATTCCTGTTGTTACCTTTGCTGCGGATTTTATGCGGGGTCGCCATACAATGGCAATTCTCAAAATGATAGGGATTGAGGAGACTATTGCTTCGAGTAAAGATAATTATATAGAGATTGCAGTTCATCTTGGTAAAGCTCCTCAATATCGCCAATTTATCTCCCAGAAAATTGCTCAAAATAAGTATAAATTATATAGCGATTTTCAACCTGTGATCGCTTTGGAGAATTTTATCTCAAATGCTGTCTATCAAAAATCCATTCAGTATGCTATTCAACTTCATCGGGCTAATGATTTAACAGGAGCAAAAGAAGCTTATAATCGAATTTTAGCTAGAGAAACTAAACATCCCGACTCGCTATACGGATTAGGGGTTTTAGCTCATCAAATCGGTGAATTTGATTACGCCGAACAGTTATTTAACGATCTCCTAAAAGTTCAGCCTAAATCAGCTAAAGCGTGGATGAGTTTAGGCAATTTATATCAGGAAAAAAAGCAGTTTTCTCAGGCAATTAACGCTTATCAACAAGCCTTATTCCTTGAACCCAATTTAGTAGCTGTTTATAATAATCTTGGGTATGTTTTACAACAGCAAAGTCAATGGGAAGAAGCGATCTCGTGTTATCAAAAAGCTTTAGAAATTCAACCTAATTGTGTTGAAGCTGAGATTAATTTAGCCAATGTTCTCCACTCTCAAAATAAGCTTCCGCCAGAACAACAAATACAATATGCTCAGTTGAATCTTCAATTAGGAATTAAACAAGAACAACAAGGAAATTTAGCCACAGCGATTGAGTGCTACCAACAAGGTATTAAACTACAACCTGAATCAGCCGAAATTTATCATAACTTGGGGGTTGCTTGGCAAAAGCAAGGAAAATTAGAAGAAGCGATCGCCGCTTATCAAAACGCTTTAGATCTCAATCCTCAGCAGGGAAAAACTTATTTCTCTTTAGGTCAAATTTACCAAGTTCAAAATCAGTTAAAAAAGGCATCTTCAGCTTACCAAAAAGGGTTAAAGTTAATCAATCCTCACTATGCTAAAGCTATCGCAGCAACAGAAATCAAGACTCGTTTATCACAACAAATAACCCCTGAGTTTTCCGAACAAACAGTTACTATCGGAGGTCATAATTTTCCAGCTATTCCTACTATTAGTGAGGGTGATAAAAAACGACCTTTTTGGTCTGTGGTTATCCCCATTTATAACCGTACTCAATATATTCTCGAATGTTTAGCCAGTGTCCTCGCTCAATGGCCTGGGGAAGATGAAATGGAAATCTTAGTCATTGATGATGCTAGTTCTATTCCTATTGCTGAACTCATTGAGGACATTGGAGGGGGAATTGTTAATTACTACCGCAATCCTAAAAATCGAGGACAATCGAAGAATGTGAATGGAGGAATTTCTCTAAGTCGTGGTCAGTGGATTCATGTACTCCATGACGATGACTTAATATTACCGGGTTTTTATGCCCAACTTAAGAAAAGTCTAGAAGGCTGTTCAGAATCTGTCGGTGCTGCTTTTACGGGTTATGAAAATATCAATGAAAAACAGGAGATTATTTTTTATCAGCAACCCTATGGAGAATATAGAGGCATCGCTCAAAATTGGTTAGAAAAGATTGGGGTATTTAATCCGTTAAATGTTCCCGCCGTGGTGATTCGTCGGGAAACCTATGAACACCTGGGAGGTTATCATTCCGACTTAAATTATACTACCGACTGGGAATTGTATAAACGCATCGCCAGTTTCTATGATTGGTGGGTTGAACCCCAAATTTTAGCTCGTTATCGCCAGCATTCAGCTAGTGTAACCCAGGAAATGTTCGAGATAGGAACTCAGGCTAAATGTATCCGCAAGGCTATTGATATCTCTGAGGCTTATTTACCAAGCGATCGCTGTTTGGAAATTACGGAAAAATCGCGTCGCCATTATTTTAATTATTGTCTAGAACTAGCGGCTATTCTTTTAAAAAAGGGAAAGATTAAGGAGACTTTTTATTTAGTACAAGAAATTCTCAAAATTGATCAATCACCTCAAGCTTTAGAACAGTTATTTTGCTGGTTAAATCAAGAGCAAGCTAGATCTATAAGAGATGAGATTGCATCACAGTTAATCAATCGAACATAAATAATATGAGGAGTCTCAAAAGCATGAAAACTGTTATTTATCAATCCTATAGAACAGAAAACGTTCCTTCTTGGATTACTCAATGTATGAAAACGGTCAAAGATTGGTCACAAGCCAATAACTTTGATTACCAGTTTATTGATGATCGGTTATTTGAATATGTACCTGAATGGTATCGCAAGAAAGTCAATAATCAAATTCATTTAACTTCTGACTTAGCTAGACTTAATCTGGCTAAAGAATATCTCTCAAAGGGGTATGATCGGGCAATTTGGATTGATGCGGATATACTCATATTCAATCAAGAGAAGTTTAATCTACCCATCGATCAGCCCTATCTATTTTGTCGAGAAATTTGGCTTGATTATGATAGGATAGGACAAAAAGTTACTTGCCAAACAAGAGTAAATAACTCTGTATCAGTATTTTTGAAAAACAATAGTTTACTGGATTTTTATATCCATGCTTGTGAAGAAATTGTTAAAAATAAAAGTCAAATTGTTAACATATCTGTTGGTACAGTTTTCCTAACGTTATTGTATCAAGCAATAGGAGGAGAATTAATCAATAATGTGGGGTTATTTAGCCCTTTTATTACTAATGATATTGCCCAGTGTCAGGGAATTTTTAGCTCAATTTATATGAAGGCTTTCGCTCATCCTATCTACGCGGCTAATCTCTGTACCAGTTTTAGGGAGATGAATTACTATGGGATAATTGTATCCGATGCCGTCTATGAACAGGCGATCAATAACTTATTACAAACTCAGGGAATGGTGGTCAACCAGTATTGTCCTGAAATAACCAACATTGAGCAGAAACTTACCATCAGAGAAGAAGATTATCGAACAATGGTTGTTTCTATTGAGGAAAACTCTCAACCGCTAGACAGAGAGGCTAACCTGGCTTTAGCGATTAGACTACATAAAGCCAATTTTTTGACAGAAGCCGAACAAATTTATCAGAACATTCTTA is part of the Rippkaea orientalis PCC 8801 genome and harbors:
- a CDS encoding tetratricopeptide repeat protein — translated: MKTVIYQSYRTENVPSWITQCMKTVKDWSQANNFDYQFIDDRLFEYVPEWYRKKVNNQIHLTSDLARLNLAKEYLSKGYDRAIWIDADILIFNQEKFNLPIDQPYLFCREIWLDYDRIGQKVTCQTRVNNSVSVFLKNNSLLDFYIHACEEIVKNKSQIVNISVGTVFLTLLYQAIGGELINNVGLFSPFITNDIAQCQGIFSSIYMKAFAHPIYAANLCTSFREMNYYGIIVSDAVYEQAINNLLQTQGMVVNQYCPEITNIEQKLTIREEDYRTMVVSIEENSQPLDREANLALAIRLHKANFLTEAEQIYQNILKNYPDDPEALYWLGVLSNQLSRQEQAEQLFRKSLKIQPNLAKAWFSLGNLYQGQGKLQEGIGYYQKALDLQPDSAFIHNNLGYALQQQGQWEKAIACYQKALELQPNCVEAKVNLDNALKTQVI
- a CDS encoding tetratricopeptide repeat protein, whose product is MSTNNSSFPVEALLKTAIAKHQGNQLTEAESLYRQILYIVSEDPLSQNLLDKQDTQAMILNNLGIVLQEKQQFEESINCYYQALSIKPNWADVHNDLGIAFEKLDNLEEAFQHYQKALTLNPNLAQASFNIGNILYQRGYFEEALTYYQKALEINPDFNLAHFALLMKQIPYIYSSYDDLQFRRTNYQNYLQHLVKIVQKASLEEKNNLAKAVGSSQPFFLPYQGLNDRDLQQIYGNLICHLMASLYPQWSQPLALSTLEVNRKIRIGFVSGFFHNHSVWKIPLKGWVRNLDRSRFELFAYYTSYKEDGETFIASRSFDKFIQGHRTIEQWCQTIVEDKLHALIFPEIGMDTVTTQIACLRLAPIQMTSWGHPNTSGMPTIDYYLSSDLMESDTAQDYYTEKLVRLPNLSIYYNPLEYVQPKAISKEDIGLKVDDVMFWCCQSLYKYLPQHDDVFPKIAQQLPNSKFVFIEGQKNIKNITEIFVQRLRKSFEQFGLNYQDYCIFLPRMDVPTFAGTAAIADINLDSLGWSGCNSTLESIAHNIPVVTFAADFMRGRHTMAILKMIGIEETIASSKDNYIEIAVHLGKAPQYRQFISQKIAQNKYKLYSDFQPVIALENFISNAVYQKSIQYAIQLHRANDLTGAKEAYNRILARETKHPDSLYGLGVLAHQIGEFDYAEQLFNDLLKVQPKSAKAWMSLGNLYQEKKQFSQAINAYQQALFLEPNLVAVYNNLGYVLQQQSQWEEAISCYQKALEIQPNCVEAEINLANVLHSQNKLPPEQQIQYAQLNLQLGIKQEQQGNLATAIECYQQGIKLQPESAEIYHNLGVAWQKQGKLEEAIAAYQNALDLNPQQGKTYFSLGQIYQVQNQLKKASSAYQKGLKLINPHYAKAIAATEIKTRLSQQITPEFSEQTVTIGGHNFPAIPTISEGDKKRPFWSVVIPIYNRTQYILECLASVLAQWPGEDEMEILVIDDASSIPIAELIEDIGGGIVNYYRNPKNRGQSKNVNGGISLSRGQWIHVLHDDDLILPGFYAQLKKSLEGCSESVGAAFTGYENINEKQEIIFYQQPYGEYRGIAQNWLEKIGVFNPLNVPAVVIRRETYEHLGGYHSDLNYTTDWELYKRIASFYDWWVEPQILARYRQHSASVTQEMFEIGTQAKCIRKAIDISEAYLPSDRCLEITEKSRRHYFNYCLELAAILLKKGKIKETFYLVQEILKIDQSPQALEQLFCWLNQEQARSIRDEIASQLINRT